A window from Moritella yayanosii encodes these proteins:
- a CDS encoding tyrosine-type recombinase/integrase, which produces MKTIKTAERELSYLTHDQITQLLTFVQRSPISGQMTQIIKICLATGARIMEAIELKGSQVTKHKITFTNTKGKKNRTVPISEDLYSEIYQNTSGRLFTCGYGVLHKWLNLCFSDLPKGQATHILRHTFASYFMMNGGNILVLQKILGHADIKQTMAYSHFAPSHLQDAVLFNPLASMS; this is translated from the coding sequence ATGAAAACGATAAAGACAGCAGAACGCGAGCTTAGCTATCTAACACATGACCAGATAACGCAATTATTAACATTCGTTCAAAGAAGCCCTATTTCTGGACAAATGACACAAATTATTAAAATTTGCCTAGCAACCGGTGCTCGAATAATGGAAGCAATAGAACTTAAGGGATCACAAGTAACAAAGCACAAGATCACCTTTACCAATACCAAAGGTAAAAAGAATAGAACCGTACCGATTTCAGAAGATTTATATAGTGAGATATACCAAAATACATCAGGCCGATTATTCACCTGTGGTTATGGGGTACTGCATAAGTGGTTAAACTTATGTTTTTCTGATTTACCCAAAGGACAAGCGACTCATATTTTAAGGCATACTTTTGCAAGTTATTTTATGATGAACGGTGGTAATATTTTAGTTTTACAAAAGATACTTGGTCATGCAGATATAAAGCAAACAATGGCTTACTCGCACTTTGCACCGTCGCATCTACAAGATGCCGTGTTATTTAATCCACTGGCAAGCATGAGCTAA